Sequence from the Paeniglutamicibacter cryotolerans genome:
TACCTTGGTTCTCTGGGTTGGATCAGTTGGAGATGATAATCCCGATATTGGGCGCGGACTCGGTCATCGTCGCCGGCCCGCTCGACGGCGGTAATGCCTCCCTTAAGGACTTGAGCTGGAGACTCGAGAAATCTAGGACACAAGTGATCGTGGTTTCCTCGTTGACCAATGTCGCCGGTCCCCGAATCAGTGTGAGGCCAGTAGAGGGATTGCCTCTCATGCATGTCGACCTGCCAAGTTTTTCAGGTGGGCACCATATCGTGAAACGTGCGATGGACATCGTACTTTCGGCCGTTGCACTTCTCGCACTTGCCCCGTTGCTCGGTGTGCTGGCGCTGCTTATCAAGAAGGACAGCAAAGGCCCTGTAATCTTTGCGCAGGAGCGAATCGGAACTAACGGCCAGTCGTTCAAGATGTTCAAGCTTCGCTCAATGGTAGTTAACGCCGAGGAAGAACTTGAACGGCTGCAGTCCAAGAACCAGGGAAGCGGTCTCTTGTTCAAGCTCCAGGATGATCCACGCGTCACTAAGGTCGGAGCGTGGTTGCGAAAGTTTTCCCTTGATGAGCTGCCTCAGATCTATAACGTGCTCCGTGGAGACATGTCACTGGTCGGGCCCAGACCGCCGCTTCCCAAAGAAGTCGCCAAGTATGAGGGGCATGTGGGACGTCGGCTCTATATCAAACCGGGATTGACCGGTCTATGGCAGGTGAGCGGACGCTCGGACCTCGATTGGGAAGAGGGGGTCCGTTTGGACCTCTACTACGTGGAAAACTGGTCTGTAACCGGCGACCTCATGATCATGTGGAGGACATTCAAAGTCATGCTCCATCCGGTTGGCGCTTATTGATATGCAAAAAGCGGACGCGCTCCTTGGCGGTTATCGTCCACTGTCGATGTCCACGTAGATTGCACGAAATCTGTCAAAGTAGCCGTTTGCTTCGACCGGAGGATTCAGGTTTTCCTCTTGCCCAAATGAGCCGGGAAACCTAGTGCTCCCGGGGAAAGTTTCCGTGTTGACATTACTTTCGGCCCATCTCTTGGCGGTTGCGAAATCTGCTGATTGACAGGGGCCGGCGACGATGGAACCCCTCGGGGGCTCTCCCCCCAGCCGTTGTCGGCCCCATGGATGTTTCCCGGGGATCCAGAGTTCCCGGGGAAACTAACTAACCCATCGTGGGGTTGCCCGCAAGTAGTAGACACGTGTTCCGCATCACGCAGCTAGCGTGAGCACCTCTTCTTCCATTTCAACCAGGCCGACCGGAGTGTTCAAGGCAAGCTCACGCTCGACCGGCGGCACCATCCCAATGCTCGAATGCAACCGGTGCCGGTTATAGAAATCCTCGATCCACCAGGCAACCGACCGCTTCGCCTCGGCACGGGTCTTCCACACTCGCCGGTCATAGTATTCGGTTTTCAACGGCGACCAGAATGACTCCTGCATCGCGTTGTCCCTGCACACCCCGGTGCGCCCCACCGACTGCAGCACACCCAGTTCCCGAGCCGTCTCCCACAGCTGCGTCGAGGTGAACTGGGCGCCCCGATCCGCGTGGAACACCACGTCAGCAGGAACCGTCCCACGCAACGTGTAGGCCATCCTCAACGCCCGTTCAACCAGGTCGGTGGTCTGCACCGAGTCCATCGCCCAGCCCAGGACCCTGCGGGAACAACCATCGCGCACGGCACACAAATACAACCAGCCCTCACGCGTTCGCAGGTAGATGATATCCGAAATCCACACCGCATCCAGCCGCCCGCGATCCCACGTGCGTTTGACCAAATCAGGCAAGTGGTGGGTATCCACGCCCGGGATGGTCGTCACCGGACGGAACTTGCGCGGACTGATCCCCTCAATGCCTTGCCGGCGCATGGACTGCGCCACGGTCTTGCGATCAGCCACGGTGCCCTCCCGATGAAGTTGGGCTGCCACGCGGCGAGCCCCATAGGTCTGGTCGGACTCCTCAAAGACCTTCGCGACCTTCGCATCCCGTGCACGTTGCCTCACCGCGCGCGGGCTCGGTCCGTGGAGCCGCCGCCCGTTCCAGCGGTAGTAGGAGGCCGAGACCTTCAGGAGGCGGGCCATCCGTTTGACCGAGAAGTTCTCCTTCTCCGCGCGCATCAGTTCGAAACGTTCCGAGGGTGATGCTTCGACGCGAAGAAGGAGGCCGCTTTTCCCAGGAATTGGTTATCTTCCCTCAGATCGGAGACCTCGCGACGCAGGCGTTTGAGTTCAGCGCGTTCATCCTCATCCAGGGCCCCGGTTGGTTCGCCGCCGAGCCCGCGCCGGTCCTTTTCAACCCGGACCCAGGTGCCCAGGGTTTGATCGCCGACATTGATTTCGCGGGCGACTTTCGCGACGGAGCGTCCGGTGTCGATGACCAGGGCCGCGGCTTCTCGTTTGTATTCGTCGGTGAAAGTCCGGCGTTACTTCTTTGCTTCTGACATCAGTGACATTTTTCCAGCAGGATTCCTTATCCCGCTAATTCGGGTGTCCACTAATTAAGGATAGGCCCAATCGGGCCTGTATTGGGTTAGGGCTGACGCGAAGTCGCGTCGGGGCCGATGGCATGGCAGAATAGTTCACTGTGTTCAGGGAGTAAATCCGTGGCGCAATCCGCCCTGGTGTAATGGCAGCACCCCAGCCTTTGGAGCTGTGGAGTATAGGTTCGAGTCCTATGGGCGGAACGTTGTAACCATTGATCCAGGACACCTGCAGTCTCGCGATAGAATGGACTGGCCGTGTCCGGCCAATCAATCCCATGGGAGTACACATTTTGAGCGTGGAAGCCACCGAACCCGCAGCCGTGATCGTCCTAGCCGCCGGGGCTGGAACCCGAATGAAATCTGCCAAACCCAAGATCCTCCACGAAATCGGTGGGCGTTCGATGGTGGGACATGCGATTGCCGCAGCTTCCGGGCTTGAGCCGCAAAAGCTGGTTGCCGTAGTTCGTCACGAACGCGACAGGGTCGTCGAGCACCTGCTCGAAATCGCCCCTTCATTGATCATTGCCGACCAGGACGAGGTTCCGGGGACGGGCAGGGCCGTCCAGCTGGGCCTCGCGGCGCTTCCCGAGCACACCGAGGGCACCATCGTCGTTACGTACGGGGACGTTCCGCTGCTGACCACGTCGCTTTTGCGTGAGCTTGTTGCCGTCCACGAGGTCGACGAGAACTCTGTCACCGTGCTGACTGCACTGCTGGATGATGCCACCGGCTACGGGCGGATCCTGCGCGCCGATGATGGAACGGTCATTGGAATCGTCGAACACAAGGACGCAACCGATGAGCAGCTAGCCATTCGCGAGATCAACTCCGGAATATATGCCTTCGACGCTGCAGTCCTTCGCGATGCACTTGCACAGGTCACCACGGACAACGCCCAGGCCGAGATGTACCTGACCGATGTGCTGGGCATTGCCCGCCGCGCCGGGGGACGTGTTGCCGCCGTCGTGACCGGAGACCGCTGGCAGGTCGAGGGCGTCAACGACCGCGTCCAGCTGGCCGCCTTGGGTGCCGAAATGAACCGACGCATCGTTGAGAAGTGGATGCGCGCTGGGGTCACCGTCATCGACCCGGCGACCACTTGGATCGGCGTCGAGGTCGCCCTGTCCAACGACGTGACCATCAAGCCGGGAACGCAGTTGCACGGCCTGACTGCCATAGGCACTGACGCGATCATCGGCCCGGATACAACCCTGACCAACGTCAGGGTCGGGCGTGGAGCGAGTGTGGTGCGCAGCGACGCAACCGATTCGCAGATCGGCGCCGGCGCCACGGTGGGTCCATTCGCCTACCTTCGCCCGAAGACTGATCTGGGTGAACAGGGCAAGATCGGCGCATTCTACGAAACGAAGAATGTCACGATCGGCACCGGCTCAAAGCTTTCGCACCTCGGCTATGCCGGGGATGCGGAGATTGGCGAATACACCAATATTGGTTGCGGTAACATTACCGCCAACTACGATGGGGTCAACAAGCACCGCACGGTCATCGGCTCCCATGTGCGCACGAGTTCCAACACGGTATTCGTGGCACCGGTGAGTATCGGTGACGGCGCTTACACGGGTGCCGGGGCCATCGTCCGCAAGGACGTCCCTGCCGGCGCGCTGGCACTTTCGATTGCTCCCCAGCGCAATGCCGAGGGCTGGACGGTAGCGAAGCGTCCGGGCAGTGCGTCGGCCCAAGCCGCCGAAGCCGCACACTAGCACACCAAGATTTTCCCTCGAGTCATTTCGAACACCGTTTCAGCGAGAAAGCGAACCCCATGAGTGAACTCAGCCACAACGTCGACAAGAAGCTGGTGTTGGCGTCTGGCCGTGCCCACCCCGAACTGGCAGAGGCTGTTGCTGACGCGCTCGGCACCGAGCTACTGCCCATGTCCGCATACGACTTCGCCAACGGTGAGATCTACGTTCGTTCGGGTGAAAGCGTTCGCGGCAAGGACGTCTTCATCATCCAGGCGCACCCCGCGCCGCTGAACAATTGGCTGATGGAACAGCTGATCATGGTTGATTCCATGAAGCGCGCTTCCGCCCGCCGTATCACGGTCGTTGCGCCGTTCTACCCCTATGCCCGCCAGGACAAGAAGGGACGTGGGCGTGAGCCGATCTCGGCGCGTCTTGTCGCCGACCTTTTCAAGGCCGCAGGTGCGGACCGCATCATGAGCGTTGACTTGCACACCTCGCAGATTCAGGGCTTTTTCGACGGGCCGGTCGACCACCTCTTCGCGATTCCGTTGCTTGCGGACTACATCCGTGGACGTGTCGGCAGCGACGAGATTACCGTTGTCTCTCCGGACACGGGCCGCGTGCGCGTTGCCGAGCAGTGGGCCGAACGCCTCGGCGGTGCGCCGCTGGCATTCGTGCACAAGTCACGTGATCTGACAGTGCCGAACCAGGCGGTTTCAAAGACCGTCGTCGGTCAGATCGAGGGACGTACCTGCGTCCTCATCGATGACATGATCGATACTGGCGGAACGATCGCCGGTGCCGTGAAGGTGCTGAAGGATGCTGGCGCCAAGGATGTCATTATTGCCGCCACGCACGCCGTCTTCTCCGATCCGGCGGCACAGCGCCTATCCGAGTGTGGTGCCCGTGAAGTCGTGGTCACCGATACCCTGCCGATCCCCGAAGCTAAGCGTTTCGAGACGCTGACGGTCCTTTCAATTGCTCCGCTGCTGGCACGCGCGATCAAGGAAGTCTTCGAGGACGGTTCCGTGACGAGCTTGTTCGACGGCAACAGCTAAGAATTCTGCTAGGACGACAAGTGTGGCCCCGGTCAACGACCGGGGCCACACTTGTCATCCTGCTCCTGCCTCCAGGTGCGGGGATTAGGAGGAGCCGATGGCTGCTGGGGGGTGCGGACCGCTGAAACGTTGCCCGCCGGTCACCGGCTCCGGCTAGGACGATTGGGGTGGTGATCTGGGGTCGCCACCTCAAGGGCATTTCACCCTCGTCATCGATCTTGAAGATCTACTAGCCCTGCCGACAATACGTGTGTATTTCGTGCTGGTGAATACGTGCCGATACCCGAAGTGGAGCGCTCACACACGTGTTATCCGGTGCCTGACACTCGTTATTCGGAAGCGCGGGAGGCCCGATTGCTGAAGTCTTATGAAAGTGTCGGCCTGTCCTGAGGCTGGGGCTGAGAGTGCATGAGGATCATCAGCATAGGCTTTCATCTTTTGGCGGCACGGTCCTCCTGCTGATATTCTTTCCTATAGTGCCCAGGCGAGGGAACAAAGGAATTTTCCGGTGTTCCGTTATCGACGAGGCTAGACGTTAGACATGGTTCCGTTTTCGGATGGATCGTGTTGCTTCTAGGCCCGAACCCGGGGGCAGCAACCGACAACCATCTTGGAGGACTCATGTCTGAACTCTTGAACATCACAGCAGAAGCACGCGCCAACTTCGGCAAGGGCTACGCTCGCCAGGCCCGCATCGCCGGCAAGATCCCGGCAGTAATCTACGGCCACGGTGCCGAGCCGCTCCACGTGCTGCTTCCCGGTAAGCAGACCACACTGGCAGTTCGCCAGTCCAATGCTCTGTTGAACATCGACCTGGATGGCGAAAACCACGTCACCCTGGTGAAGGACATTCAGCGCCACGCACTGCGCCAGACCGTTGACCACCTTGACCTGTTGACCGTCAAGAAGGGCGAAAAGGTCTCCGTCGAGGTTTTCGTTCGCATAGAAGGCGAAGTTGCTCCCGGCGCCAAGCTGTCGCTGGATCACCCGTCGCTGCTCGTTCAGGCTGAAGCCGTCGCCCTGCCGGACCACGTTGTCGCCAACATCGCTGGCATGGAAGCCGGCACGCAGGTCCTCGCCTCGGATCTGATCCTGCCAGCTGGCACGGAACTGGCCATTGAAGCTAACTTCGTTATCGCCACCATTGACGCCATCGCCGTCGAAGAAGAATCTGCAGCTTCCGCAGAGTAGTCTTCACGCTTTTTTCGCATGACTAGCGAAACCTGGCTCGTAGCCGGGCTCGGGAATCCCGGGCCCGGCTACGCGCACAACAGGCACAATATCGGGCAAATGGTCCTCGACGAGCTGGCGGGACGCATAGGTGGGAAATTCAAGACCCACAAGACGCGTGCCCAAGTGCTCGAGGGGCGTCTCGGCATCGGGGGACCCCGCGTGGTTCTGGCCAAACCTATGACCTACATGAACCTTTCCGGTGGACCGGTGGCCGGGTTGGCGAAGTTTTACGGGATCGATTCAGGCCACCTGATTGCCGTCCACGACGAAATTGACATCCCCTTCGACACCGTGAAGATCAAGGTCGGTGGCGGCGAGGGTGGGCACAACGGGCTTCGGGATATCTCGAAAGCCATGGGGACCAAGGATTACTACAGGATCCGCGCCGGGGTCGGGCGTCCTCCTGGACGAATGGACACCGCCGACTACGTCCTGAAGGATTTCGGTAAGGACGAGAAGAGGGAACTGCCCTTCTTGATCGACGCCGCTGCCGATGCAGTTGAACTTTTGGTGACCCAGGGGCTGGACACGGCACAGCTGAAATTCCACGGAGCATAGCCCGGTCTACTTCCCCGGGGACGCTCCTGCGATGGACTCGATGGGATCCTCCCGGCGAAAATTCCTGACGCTGGATTAATGCCAGCCCTTGGCCCCAGCTACGGGGCCAGTAGCATGCGGCCTCAGAGACTGGGCCGTAACCAGCCTGCTACCGGTCCTTTTGGTAATCCATGCCAGGTTGGCTAGTTAGGTGCGACTGGGGTGAAGCTGCCTCCGGATCGTGGAATAATTAGCAAAGTCTTTACTGCCGTAATTTCAGGTGATGGGCTCCGATGCGCGAGGTGAGCATGAACAGGCCGAACCCCGGACTCCATTGCGCGGCACCCGCGATCTAGGAAGGCCCTCCGTGAGCAGCACCCCGCGATCAGATCTACAGCAGCTTCCCTCCCCACTTGACAACGTGGAAGTGTCGCGGCTGCGCGCCGATTTCCCGATCTTGGATCGCAAGGTCAACGGGGTTCCCCTGGTCTATCTGGATTCGGGTGCCACGTCCCAGAAGCCCAGCTGTGTCTACGAATCCGAGCAGCACTTCTACGAAACGGTGAATTCAGCCGTG
This genomic interval carries:
- a CDS encoding 50S ribosomal protein L25/general stress protein Ctc, encoding MSELLNITAEARANFGKGYARQARIAGKIPAVIYGHGAEPLHVLLPGKQTTLAVRQSNALLNIDLDGENHVTLVKDIQRHALRQTVDHLDLLTVKKGEKVSVEVFVRIEGEVAPGAKLSLDHPSLLVQAEAVALPDHVVANIAGMEAGTQVLASDLILPAGTELAIEANFVIATIDAIAVEEESAASAE
- the glmU gene encoding bifunctional UDP-N-acetylglucosamine diphosphorylase/glucosamine-1-phosphate N-acetyltransferase GlmU; protein product: MGVHILSVEATEPAAVIVLAAGAGTRMKSAKPKILHEIGGRSMVGHAIAAASGLEPQKLVAVVRHERDRVVEHLLEIAPSLIIADQDEVPGTGRAVQLGLAALPEHTEGTIVVTYGDVPLLTTSLLRELVAVHEVDENSVTVLTALLDDATGYGRILRADDGTVIGIVEHKDATDEQLAIREINSGIYAFDAAVLRDALAQVTTDNAQAEMYLTDVLGIARRAGGRVAAVVTGDRWQVEGVNDRVQLAALGAEMNRRIVEKWMRAGVTVIDPATTWIGVEVALSNDVTIKPGTQLHGLTAIGTDAIIGPDTTLTNVRVGRGASVVRSDATDSQIGAGATVGPFAYLRPKTDLGEQGKIGAFYETKNVTIGTGSKLSHLGYAGDAEIGEYTNIGCGNITANYDGVNKHRTVIGSHVRTSSNTVFVAPVSIGDGAYTGAGAIVRKDVPAGALALSIAPQRNAEGWTVAKRPGSASAQAAEAAH
- a CDS encoding ribose-phosphate diphosphokinase produces the protein MSELSHNVDKKLVLASGRAHPELAEAVADALGTELLPMSAYDFANGEIYVRSGESVRGKDVFIIQAHPAPLNNWLMEQLIMVDSMKRASARRITVVAPFYPYARQDKKGRGREPISARLVADLFKAAGADRIMSVDLHTSQIQGFFDGPVDHLFAIPLLADYIRGRVGSDEITVVSPDTGRVRVAEQWAERLGGAPLAFVHKSRDLTVPNQAVSKTVVGQIEGRTCVLIDDMIDTGGTIAGAVKVLKDAGAKDVIIAATHAVFSDPAAQRLSECGAREVVVTDTLPIPEAKRFETLTVLSIAPLLARAIKEVFEDGSVTSLFDGNS
- a CDS encoding sugar transferase — encoded protein: MVSDASIIVMSCLAVAVLVRARSIHIIAAYTGVAMLWILLLVLCRTRSPQRIGVGSKEYKRLIDATAIVAGTTAVIAVGTGNTDLRILIFVGLPAGLACLLIERWTWRKWLWRKAREGRALSQVIVVGCASDIDYVIRQLGKNAGPAYRIVGLLSAEPAVSDTAENGIPWFSGLDQLEMIIPILGADSVIVAGPLDGGNASLKDLSWRLEKSRTQVIVVSSLTNVAGPRISVRPVEGLPLMHVDLPSFSGGHHIVKRAMDIVLSAVALLALAPLLGVLALLIKKDSKGPVIFAQERIGTNGQSFKMFKLRSMVVNAEEELERLQSKNQGSGLLFKLQDDPRVTKVGAWLRKFSLDELPQIYNVLRGDMSLVGPRPPLPKEVAKYEGHVGRRLYIKPGLTGLWQVSGRSDLDWEEGVRLDLYYVENWSVTGDLMIMWRTFKVMLHPVGAY
- the pth gene encoding aminoacyl-tRNA hydrolase, producing the protein MTSETWLVAGLGNPGPGYAHNRHNIGQMVLDELAGRIGGKFKTHKTRAQVLEGRLGIGGPRVVLAKPMTYMNLSGGPVAGLAKFYGIDSGHLIAVHDEIDIPFDTVKIKVGGGEGGHNGLRDISKAMGTKDYYRIRAGVGRPPGRMDTADYVLKDFGKDEKRELPFLIDAAADAVELLVTQGLDTAQLKFHGA